The DNA segment GATGAAGACGTGATTCCTGTATTACATTTTGCTTCGGCAAGTGTAAATCAAGGAACAGAACTGTATAAAGTATTTACTAATTATTTTACTCTTTGATTTTTTAATTATGCATTAATTTATGACTTCCAAAACAAAAGCACCATCATCAGAAAGTATTAAGGCAGCTGAAACTATGGCTAAAAGCATACAAAAGCCAGGCCAAACCAAAGAGCAAACAAAGTTAATTGCACAAGGTATCCAAAAGGGCATTGAGCAATATAAAAAGCAGCAAAAAGCCAAAGCTAGAGATGCAGACAAAGCCAAGAAGAAGCAACAAAAAGCAAAGTCACAAAATAGCGAGACTAATGCCGTTGAGCTACAAGACGTGCAACAGTCCAAGTTAGCTTGGGTTTTGTTGGCTATATCTTGGTTAGGCTTTATTGCTTATCTTATATTAGTTTGATTTGTGCCCGTTTATTGGCATAAAATTATCGAAATTTTTTTGGAGTGTTTATGAAATTAATTATCGTGGCTTTGTGGTTAGCCTGTTTTTACAATTTAGTTTTGCCATTTGAACAGGGCTTAGAGCATGTTCTACACTGGGTACTTATTGTATTGCCTATTGCTCATCTAATTGAGTGTTTTCTTTTCAAGAAAAGAGTTGAAGAAGCAGAAGGTGACAATATGAAACATTATTTGCAAATATTAATATTTGGTGGCGTTCACCTACTACATCTTAAAAAGCCGAACAAAAAAGCTTAACTAATTTAGAGCCGACGACACTACCAGTTTTGTCGGTTGTCAAAATCTTTAGCATGCTCAGGGCTTAGTTGCTTTTTTACGGCCCGCTGCTGATTCTTTCCTAAGATTACTTTTATTTGATATAAACTTTCTTTGGCGAGCATATGCCAGGACTTTTTGTGCCAATTATTGTTATAAAGTTTTTTTACGGCAGCAACTGAATCTGGTGAACGTTCAATAACAGGTTCAATCAACCTTAATGCTGCCTGATAAGGATCGTTACTAACTTGCGTTATTAACCCGTACTTAAGTGCCTGCTGGGCATTAATTATTTCGCCTGTCATAGCCAAATGCTTGGCAATATCAATGTTAACCAACTCTCTTAGTGCAAGATTTGCCCCCATGTCAGGTATAAGCCCCCACTTAGCTTCCATAATCG comes from the Thalassotalea nanhaiensis genome and includes:
- a CDS encoding DUF1145 domain-containing protein — encoded protein: MKLIIVALWLACFYNLVLPFEQGLEHVLHWVLIVLPIAHLIECFLFKKRVEEAEGDNMKHYLQILIFGGVHLLHLKKPNKKA
- a CDS encoding DUF2956 domain-containing protein, which translates into the protein MTSKTKAPSSESIKAAETMAKSIQKPGQTKEQTKLIAQGIQKGIEQYKKQQKAKARDADKAKKKQQKAKSQNSETNAVELQDVQQSKLAWVLLAISWLGFIAYLILV